GGCAACAGCATCCGTGAGATAATGAACACCCAAAGCGACGCGGGTCGTGCCTATCATTATGCAAGTTGCAATCGCAGTGCCCATGATCATCAGGCGCGTGGTTGTTTTCCGGGACATGCCCGCAAATGCCAGCGCGATGCTGATATAGACTACGCTGCCATTGAAGACGTGGCCACTCGGGAAGCTATTGCCATTTATGG
This DNA window, taken from Scytonema hofmannii PCC 7110, encodes the following:
- a CDS encoding phosphatase PAP2 family protein: INGNSFPSGHVFNGSVVYISIALAFAGMSRKTTTRLMIMGTAIATCIMIGTTRVALGVHYLTDAVAGLVGGAGWALLVYALLSSSPINPPASP